The Vibrio echinoideorum genome includes a region encoding these proteins:
- a CDS encoding sensor histidine kinase: protein MKWSSISFRKRLLIIMTVTGLVELLILSAAGFSYIKQSQEQEMGLKALGVAEFLSESPLVTSILKENGSLNPDGVPYVLSEETQVKFRNLTQLIGAAFIVVGDDKGIRLIHPYDDRLGKPMRGGDNQKALVLGESYVSTAKGSLGFSVRGKSAVKDLQGGVIGVVSVGYLLDSLQDRIESYLAFLIVMALLVVAVNAVISSYVSRRFQRAILGFEPEEIGRLYVELDVTMSTVKEGILSIDKNGILRSINKSACDILSIDREQSINQRLSDVLAGSDLELLLSTGESDHDVELFLNNKRIIANRSPIIVAGEVVGAVSSFRLRDEINDLTDQLSQTKEYADLLRSQTHEHQNKLNTISGLIQMGELESVQHLIGQETAHYQSLIEFLRETVKDPLIAGMLLGKTERAREIGLELKVEEGSRLEALPSRLNADDVVTILGNLIDNAFDATMMAIKQEGQIVPARRVIDVSISDFGNEVIVEVEDKGCGLPKHLATDALTEKGVSSKAKQNRGVGLYLIKQLADRYQGQLEMVDNPGFGSRVTVYLPKEEQ from the coding sequence ATGAAATGGAGTAGCATCAGCTTCAGAAAAAGGTTGCTGATTATCATGACGGTAACTGGCCTCGTTGAACTTTTGATACTTTCAGCTGCAGGTTTTTCTTATATCAAACAATCTCAAGAACAAGAGATGGGTTTGAAAGCGCTAGGTGTTGCTGAATTTCTTTCTGAATCGCCACTTGTTACAAGTATTCTCAAAGAAAATGGCTCTTTAAATCCGGATGGCGTTCCCTACGTTTTATCTGAAGAGACCCAAGTTAAATTTCGCAACCTCACCCAGTTAATTGGTGCGGCGTTTATCGTTGTAGGTGATGACAAAGGTATCCGCTTGATCCACCCGTATGACGACAGGCTCGGTAAACCAATGCGGGGTGGCGACAATCAAAAAGCCCTCGTGTTAGGCGAGTCTTATGTGTCGACGGCTAAAGGATCGCTTGGTTTCTCTGTTCGTGGTAAGTCTGCCGTAAAAGATCTGCAAGGTGGCGTAATTGGAGTTGTATCTGTTGGTTACCTTTTGGATTCGCTGCAAGACAGAATCGAATCTTATTTAGCCTTCTTGATTGTGATGGCGCTGTTAGTGGTTGCGGTTAATGCAGTGATTTCAAGTTATGTCTCTCGTCGTTTTCAACGCGCTATCTTGGGATTTGAACCTGAAGAGATTGGTCGTTTATACGTTGAGCTCGATGTGACCATGAGTACCGTGAAAGAAGGTATTTTAAGCATCGATAAAAACGGTATTTTACGTTCAATAAACAAAAGTGCGTGCGATATTCTATCGATAGACAGAGAACAATCAATTAACCAGCGTCTTTCCGATGTGCTGGCGGGCAGTGACTTGGAATTGCTGTTATCAACGGGAGAATCCGATCACGACGTTGAGTTGTTTCTCAACAATAAGCGAATTATTGCAAACCGCAGTCCGATTATTGTTGCTGGTGAAGTGGTTGGAGCGGTATCCAGTTTCCGTTTAAGAGACGAAATCAATGACTTAACGGATCAACTTTCTCAAACTAAAGAATACGCAGATTTATTGCGTTCTCAAACGCATGAGCACCAGAACAAGCTCAATACGATTAGTGGCCTGATTCAGATGGGCGAGTTGGAATCGGTCCAGCATTTGATTGGCCAAGAAACGGCTCATTATCAAAGCCTCATCGAGTTCTTAAGAGAAACGGTGAAAGATCCACTTATTGCCGGCATGCTGTTGGGGAAAACAGAGCGAGCGCGTGAGATCGGTCTGGAACTGAAAGTCGAAGAGGGTTCAAGGTTAGAAGCGTTACCAAGCCGATTAAATGCTGATGACGTTGTCACAATTCTTGGCAATCTGATTGATAACGCTTTCGATGCCACCATGATGGCGATTAAACAAGAAGGGCAGATTGTTCCAGCACGCCGCGTTATCGACGTGTCGATCAGTGATTTTGGCAATGAAGTTATTGTTGAAGTGGAAGACAAAGGATGTGGTTTGCCGAAACACTTGGCGACCGATGCGCTGACAGAAAAAGGTGTGTCTAGTAAGGCGAAGCAGAATCGCGGTGTCGGTTTGTATCTCATTAAGCAACTTGCTGACCGTTATCAAGGGCAGTTAGAAATGGTTGATAACCCAGGCTTTGGGTCACGCGTGACGGTGTACTTACCGAAAGAAGAACAATAA
- a CDS encoding response regulator, translated as MNAITRVMVIEDDIAIAELHHRYLEQMGGFDVVGIATTQSEALMQLDILKPDLVLLDVYLPDGCGLDILNHVRGSNQGCDVILITAARDVDTLQQAMRGGVVDYLLKPVMYPRLEAALKKYQSQQQEFESASDLNQGLVDKMLQANAKADSGKLSTLPKGIDGVTLDKIRAIFQQTDVDNITADEAGERIGASRTTARRYLEFLITSGELVADLNYGTVGRPERCYNKPKR; from the coding sequence ATGAACGCAATCACGAGAGTCATGGTCATTGAAGATGATATTGCGATTGCAGAGCTGCACCATCGTTATTTAGAACAGATGGGTGGCTTTGATGTGGTTGGGATTGCGACCACACAGTCTGAAGCGTTGATGCAGTTAGATATCTTAAAGCCTGACTTGGTTTTATTGGATGTGTATCTGCCGGATGGGTGTGGACTTGATATTTTGAACCACGTTCGCGGCAGTAATCAGGGATGTGATGTGATCTTGATTACCGCAGCTCGTGACGTCGATACACTGCAACAAGCCATGCGCGGTGGGGTGGTGGATTATCTGCTTAAACCTGTGATGTATCCTCGCTTGGAAGCTGCGTTGAAAAAGTACCAATCACAACAACAAGAGTTTGAAAGTGCGTCGGATCTCAATCAAGGATTAGTAGATAAGATGCTACAAGCGAATGCCAAAGCCGATTCAGGCAAGCTATCAACGTTGCCTAAAGGAATCGATGGGGTAACGCTAGATAAAATCCGTGCGATATTTCAACAAACGGATGTGGACAATATCACTGCAGATGAAGCGGGTGAACGTATTGGAGCAAGCCGCACCACAGCCAGACGCTACCTAGAGTTTTTGATCACATCGGGTGAATTAGTCGCTGACTTAAATTATGGGACAGTCGGTCGCCCTGAGCGTTGCTACAACAAACCGAAAAGATAA
- the zwf gene encoding glucose-6-phosphate dehydrogenase codes for MVIPENSSIVIFGASGDLTYRKLIPALYHLYASNQLPESFAILGVSRTEYSDESYREKLKKSLQEMEKTEPETLNAFIEHLHYQAINTSDVDDYARLAQRLDKLEQDYQFENHNTLFYLATPPSLYGVIPANLAAHGLNDEKNGWRRLIIEKPFGYDLASAQALDEEIHHHFQEHQIYRIDHYLGKETVQNLLVLRFSNAMFEPLWNRNFIEYVEITGAEFLGVEERGGYYDGSGAVRDMFQNHLLQVLAMVGMEPPAQINADSIRDEVVKVLQCLKPLEEGDLRKDLVLGQYTTSDVRGQHLPGYREEHGVADDSRTETYIGLKAYINNWRWNGVPFYVRTGKRLPTRVTEIVIHFKNTPHPVFGQDAPENKLIIRIQPDEGIQMSFGLKEPGAGFKAKEVKMNFSYSDLPETQMLTAYERLLLDALNGDATLFARTDAVEACWKYVQPILDFKQDPQALFGYACGTWGPQEADELLRRDGRAWRFPCKNLTDTDYCEL; via the coding sequence ATGGTAATACCTGAAAACAGCAGCATCGTTATTTTTGGTGCGTCGGGAGATCTAACTTATCGCAAGTTAATTCCTGCCTTGTACCACCTGTATGCTAGCAATCAACTACCTGAATCCTTTGCGATTCTTGGAGTGAGCCGTACTGAGTACAGCGATGAGTCTTACCGTGAGAAGCTGAAGAAGTCTCTTCAGGAAATGGAAAAAACTGAACCTGAGACGCTGAATGCATTTATTGAACATCTGCATTATCAAGCGATCAACACTTCAGATGTAGACGATTACGCTCGTTTAGCACAACGTCTAGACAAGCTTGAGCAAGACTACCAATTCGAAAACCACAATACATTGTTCTACTTGGCAACCCCGCCAAGCTTGTACGGTGTGATTCCAGCAAACCTTGCTGCACATGGCCTGAACGACGAAAAGAACGGCTGGCGTCGTTTGATCATCGAGAAACCATTTGGTTACGACTTAGCATCAGCTCAAGCGTTAGATGAAGAGATCCATCATCACTTCCAAGAACACCAGATCTACCGTATCGACCATTACCTTGGTAAAGAGACGGTTCAAAACCTTCTAGTGCTTCGTTTCTCAAACGCGATGTTCGAACCACTGTGGAACCGTAACTTTATTGAATACGTTGAAATCACAGGTGCTGAGTTCCTTGGCGTTGAAGAGCGCGGCGGATACTACGACGGTTCTGGCGCAGTTCGTGACATGTTCCAAAATCACTTGCTACAAGTTCTGGCAATGGTTGGTATGGAGCCACCTGCTCAAATCAATGCCGATTCGATTCGTGATGAAGTGGTTAAAGTACTTCAGTGCCTGAAACCGCTAGAGGAAGGTGACTTACGTAAAGATCTAGTACTAGGTCAATACACAACATCTGATGTTCGTGGTCAGCACTTACCTGGTTACCGCGAAGAGCATGGTGTTGCTGATGATTCACGTACCGAGACGTACATTGGTCTTAAAGCATACATCAACAACTGGCGTTGGAATGGTGTTCCTTTCTACGTACGTACGGGTAAACGCTTACCAACTCGCGTAACTGAAATCGTGATTCACTTTAAGAACACACCACACCCAGTATTTGGTCAAGATGCGCCAGAGAACAAGCTGATTATCCGTATCCAACCGGATGAAGGTATTCAGATGAGTTTTGGTTTGAAAGAACCAGGTGCAGGTTTTAAAGCAAAAGAAGTGAAGATGAACTTCTCTTACTCTGACTTGCCTGAAACTCAAATGCTGACGGCTTATGAGCGTCTTCTTCTTGATGCGCTGAACGGTGATGCGACTCTGTTTGCACGTACCGATGCAGTAGAAGCATGTTGGAAATACGTTCAACCAATCTTAGACTTCAAGCAAGATCCTCAAGCACTGTTTGGCTATGCTTGTGGTACTTGGGGCCCGCAAGAAGCGGATGAACTTCTGCGACGTGATGGCCGCGCATGGCGTTTCCCATGCAAAAACTTAACAGACACGGATTACTGCGAACTATGA
- the pgl gene encoding 6-phosphogluconolactonase: protein MINHKIFATPELVVENLANEMKVYSEQGKPVHISLSGGSTPKMLFKLLAEAPYAEGIQWNNLHFWWGDERCVAPDDAESNFGEANALLFLKLREFSQVNFPSENIHRIRGEDEPKAEAERFAKEMADVIPTENGTPVFDWILLGVGADGHTASLFPGVTDYQDENLSVLASHPESGQIRVSKTAKVLEAAKRISYLVLGAGKVEIVKEIHTTPASELPYPAAKIQSKTGETEWFLDSNAASAIA from the coding sequence ATGATCAATCACAAGATCTTTGCAACGCCTGAACTGGTCGTTGAAAACCTAGCAAACGAAATGAAAGTTTACAGCGAGCAGGGCAAACCTGTTCACATTTCACTGTCTGGTGGCAGCACGCCAAAAATGCTTTTCAAGCTTTTAGCTGAAGCACCATACGCGGAAGGTATTCAATGGAATAACCTTCACTTCTGGTGGGGCGACGAACGTTGCGTTGCACCTGATGATGCAGAAAGCAACTTCGGCGAAGCGAACGCGCTATTGTTTTTAAAACTAAGAGAATTTTCTCAAGTAAACTTTCCGTCAGAGAACATCCACCGCATCCGTGGTGAAGATGAGCCTAAAGCAGAAGCAGAGCGTTTCGCAAAAGAGATGGCAGACGTGATTCCAACTGAAAACGGCACGCCTGTATTCGATTGGATTCTGCTAGGTGTTGGCGCAGACGGCCACACAGCTTCACTATTCCCGGGTGTAACTGACTACCAAGATGAGAACCTATCTGTATTAGCTTCTCACCCAGAGTCGGGTCAGATCCGTGTTTCTAAAACAGCGAAAGTTTTAGAAGCAGCAAAACGAATCAGCTACCTAGTACTGGGTGCAGGTAAAGTTGAGATCGTTAAAGAAATTCATACAACTCCTGCTTCAGAACTGCCTTACCCGGCAGCGAAAATCCAGTCTAAAACTGGCGAAACAGAGTGGTTCCTAGATTCAAATGCAGCAAGTGCTATCGCATAA
- the gnd gene encoding decarboxylating NADP(+)-dependent phosphogluconate dehydrogenase — protein MKGDIGVIGLAVMGQNLILNMNDHGFKVVAHNRTAAKVDEFLEGPAKGTNIVGAYSLEELVEKLEAPRKVMLMVRAGDVVDTFIDKLVPLLDKGDIIIDGGNTNFPDTNRRVAALREKGIHFIGTGVSGGEEGARFGPSIMPGGSPEAWEAVKPIFQGISAKTDAGEPCCDWVGNDGAGHFVKMVHNGIEYGDMQLITEAYQFMKDGLGMNHDEMQAVFAEWNKTELDSYLVEITADILGYKDEDGEALVEKILDTAGQKGTGKWTGINALDMGIPLTLITESVFSRCLSALKDQRVEAEKLFGKTVAPVEGDKQEWVDAIRQALLASKIISYAQGFMLMREASNENGWDLNYGNVALMWRGGCIIRSAFLGNIRDAYEANPEIAFLGSDAYFKGILDNCMGAWRKVAAKSMESGIPMPCMTSALTFLDGYTTARLPANLLQAQRDYFGAHTYERTDRPRGEFFHTNWTGTGGDTASTTYDV, from the coding sequence ATGAAAGGTGATATCGGTGTAATTGGCCTAGCAGTAATGGGTCAGAACCTTATCCTAAACATGAACGACCACGGCTTCAAAGTTGTGGCTCACAACCGTACTGCTGCTAAAGTAGACGAGTTCCTAGAAGGCCCGGCTAAAGGTACTAACATTGTTGGTGCTTACTCTCTAGAAGAGCTAGTTGAGAAGCTAGAAGCGCCACGTAAAGTGATGCTTATGGTTCGTGCTGGTGACGTTGTAGATACGTTCATCGACAAGCTTGTACCACTTCTAGACAAAGGCGACATCATCATTGATGGCGGTAACACTAACTTCCCAGACACAAACCGTCGTGTTGCTGCTCTTCGCGAGAAAGGCATCCACTTCATCGGTACGGGTGTTTCTGGTGGTGAAGAAGGCGCTCGTTTCGGTCCTTCTATCATGCCAGGCGGTTCTCCTGAAGCTTGGGAAGCGGTTAAGCCTATCTTCCAAGGTATCTCTGCGAAAACTGACGCGGGTGAGCCTTGTTGTGATTGGGTTGGTAACGACGGTGCTGGTCACTTCGTTAAGATGGTTCACAATGGCATCGAATACGGTGACATGCAGCTTATCACTGAAGCATACCAGTTCATGAAAGATGGCCTAGGTATGAACCACGATGAAATGCAGGCTGTATTTGCAGAGTGGAACAAAACTGAACTAGACAGCTACCTAGTAGAAATCACAGCTGACATCCTTGGCTACAAAGATGAAGACGGTGAAGCGCTAGTTGAGAAGATCCTAGACACTGCTGGCCAAAAAGGTACAGGCAAATGGACTGGTATCAATGCACTAGATATGGGTATCCCTCTGACTCTAATCACTGAGTCTGTATTCTCTCGTTGCCTGTCAGCACTTAAAGATCAACGTGTTGAAGCTGAGAAACTGTTCGGCAAGACTGTAGCTCCAGTTGAAGGCGACAAGCAAGAGTGGGTTGATGCAATCCGTCAGGCTCTACTTGCTTCTAAGATCATCTCTTACGCTCAAGGTTTCATGCTAATGCGTGAAGCGTCGAACGAAAACGGTTGGGATCTAAACTACGGTAACGTTGCACTTATGTGGCGTGGTGGTTGTATCATCCGTTCTGCATTCCTAGGCAACATTCGTGATGCTTACGAAGCGAACCCAGAGATCGCATTCCTAGGTTCAGATGCATACTTCAAAGGCATCCTAGACAACTGCATGGGCGCTTGGCGTAAAGTTGCAGCTAAGTCTATGGAATCAGGCATCCCAATGCCATGTATGACTTCTGCACTAACGTTCTTAGACGGCTACACTACCGCTCGTCTTCCTGCGAACCTTCTACAAGCTCAACGTGATTACTTCGGTGCTCACACTTACGAGCGTACTGACCGTCCACGTGGTGAATTCTTCCACACAAACTGGACTGGTACAGGCGGCGACACTGCTTCTACAACTTACGACGTATAA
- a CDS encoding HD-GYP domain-containing protein, whose amino-acid sequence MACNMFDYSQLNRVAAQDKDIIAIVDDLFRLAREHYPILSRLSVVLCSENRASNYFVSDSLCQEAEHRYIEQELKPESELSRMAESLDTRIIDDLTSTHPTKQVSHLLKLGHQSSYTTPIHYQESNLGFVFINASSIGFFAQQYIQCDIAYLTQVISSLFIQLFERQRHFQSSLAIALNMGHARDPETKEHLIRMGKYSEQLARTLSHSNNEITHQFIHRIRLYAPFHDIGKYRIPDNVLFSTGSFTKEERAIMNNHTLYGEEMVNDVVALSHHSSMCMDEIQFIKNIIRHHHERFDGRGLPDGLSQDAIPLEARIVTLADVFDALMSKRAYKHAWSLNDVMAYIEAHTGSMFDPKCVSALKQNLEHFMSIREQYNDEIQPHIMTA is encoded by the coding sequence TTGGCTTGCAATATGTTTGACTACTCCCAGCTCAACAGAGTAGCCGCACAAGATAAGGACATTATCGCCATCGTTGATGACCTTTTCCGGCTCGCTCGTGAACATTACCCCATCTTATCTCGGCTTTCAGTCGTACTGTGCAGTGAAAACAGAGCCTCGAATTACTTTGTTTCGGATAGCCTTTGCCAAGAAGCCGAACATCGCTATATCGAACAGGAACTTAAACCAGAATCTGAGCTGTCTCGAATGGCTGAATCTCTAGACACTCGAATAATCGACGACCTCACCTCTACCCATCCGACAAAACAAGTTTCACATCTATTAAAACTTGGTCACCAAAGCAGTTACACGACGCCTATTCACTACCAAGAAAGTAACCTTGGGTTTGTGTTTATTAACGCTTCATCAATCGGTTTTTTTGCTCAACAATACATTCAATGTGATATTGCTTATCTCACTCAAGTCATTTCTAGCTTGTTCATTCAACTGTTTGAGCGACAGCGTCACTTTCAATCATCATTAGCAATTGCCTTAAACATGGGGCACGCTCGCGATCCAGAAACCAAAGAACATCTAATACGAATGGGGAAATACAGTGAACAGCTGGCCCGCACCTTATCACACAGTAACAATGAGATTACTCATCAGTTCATTCATCGTATTCGGTTATATGCCCCTTTTCACGACATAGGGAAATATCGGATCCCAGATAACGTGTTATTCAGCACTGGCAGCTTCACCAAAGAAGAAAGAGCCATCATGAACAATCACACTTTGTATGGTGAAGAGATGGTTAATGACGTGGTCGCCCTCTCTCACCACAGCTCAATGTGCATGGATGAAATACAGTTCATTAAGAATATTATTCGCCACCACCATGAGCGATTTGATGGCAGAGGATTACCCGACGGGCTAAGCCAAGACGCGATCCCCCTAGAGGCGCGAATCGTGACACTCGCGGATGTCTTTGATGCACTCATGAGCAAAAGAGCTTACAAACACGCTTGGTCACTGAATGACGTAATGGCTTATATTGAGGCGCACACTGGTTCTATGTTTGATCCAAAATGCGTTTCAGCGCTTAAGCAAAATCTAGAGCATTTCATGTCGATTCGAGAGCAGTACAACGACGAAATTCAGCCACATATTATGACGGCCTAA
- a CDS encoding VF530 family protein produces the protein MTEEERIELQQNNPLHGLKLDIMITELVDHYGWEILDAAMRMNCFNTKPTVVSAVKYLKKTEWAREKVENFYLYRFKRMPKASDIEYQMPPRSRTFRHGLEPREPMELTVESILASQAKAASAFKERRGGNGRNFRR, from the coding sequence ATGACTGAAGAAGAAAGAATCGAACTGCAACAAAACAACCCTCTACACGGCTTAAAGCTTGACATCATGATCACTGAGTTAGTGGATCATTATGGTTGGGAAATTTTGGATGCAGCAATGCGTATGAACTGCTTTAATACTAAGCCAACGGTAGTAAGTGCAGTTAAATATTTGAAGAAAACAGAATGGGCACGTGAAAAGGTTGAAAACTTCTACCTTTACCGGTTTAAGCGTATGCCTAAAGCTTCAGATATCGAGTATCAGATGCCCCCACGTTCACGTACATTCCGTCATGGACTAGAACCACGTGAGCCAATGGAATTGACGGTAGAGTCGATTCTTGCATCACAAGCTAAAGCGGCGTCTGCATTTAAAGAGCGCCGAGGCGGTAACGGCCGTAACTTTCGTCGTTAG
- a CDS encoding sulfite exporter TauE/SafE family protein: MDWLILFLSGVIGGVLNSIAGGGSFITFPALLFAGVPPIAANATNTFASCAGYISGAYALRHEIQSGTKQLKLVIALCVIGGGIGAFLLLHTPEALFTQSVPWLLLFAALLFTFGGTLNKWLKKVTAKHKHATSAGAFFSALLLLLVCVYGGYFNAGLGIVTLSYLALAGYTNINVMNGIKLLVSACASLAAIVFFVINGSIDWPSGVAVLCGTLVGGYYSAKISRRIPQQYIRITVIVASFLITAYFFYTN, from the coding sequence ATGGATTGGTTGATTCTATTCTTGTCTGGGGTGATTGGCGGTGTGCTTAACTCCATCGCGGGTGGCGGCAGTTTCATCACCTTCCCTGCTTTGTTATTTGCTGGCGTCCCTCCGATAGCCGCTAACGCCACCAACACCTTTGCTTCATGCGCGGGTTATATCAGTGGTGCTTACGCGCTTCGACACGAAATTCAATCAGGCACAAAACAACTTAAACTCGTCATCGCTTTGTGTGTCATTGGTGGAGGTATTGGTGCGTTTTTACTATTGCACACACCAGAAGCCTTATTTACTCAATCCGTTCCTTGGTTACTACTTTTTGCAGCACTTCTATTCACCTTTGGCGGAACGCTTAATAAATGGCTCAAAAAAGTTACGGCTAAACACAAACACGCCACCAGCGCAGGAGCCTTCTTTTCAGCTTTGTTATTGCTCCTCGTGTGTGTTTATGGCGGTTACTTTAACGCAGGGTTAGGAATAGTGACATTGAGTTACTTAGCACTTGCTGGCTACACTAACATCAACGTAATGAATGGCATCAAACTGCTGGTTTCTGCGTGTGCATCGTTAGCGGCAATCGTGTTTTTCGTCATCAATGGCTCGATAGACTGGCCGTCAGGAGTGGCTGTTTTATGCGGAACCTTGGTCGGAGGTTATTATTCAGCAAAAATCTCTCGCCGTATTCCACAGCAGTACATTCGTATCACAGTGATCGTCGCTAGCTTTTTGATTACCGCTTACTTTTTTTATACCAACTAG